From the genome of Nocardia sp. NBC_01503, one region includes:
- the rapZ gene encoding RNase adapter RapZ — protein MTRVEANSSAVANQSSTTRIGEQPVEVVIVTGLSGAGRGTAAKVLEDLGYYVADNLPPELIGRMVELGESADPPIRKLAMVMDVRSRFFTGNLSAVTEQLRSAGVRTRILFLEASDDVLIRRYGFARRRHPLQSESADGTLTAGIAAERARLASVKTAADLVIDTTALSIHQLHRKLEEAYGGATPTALQLTIQSFGFKYGVPLDADMVLDLRFLPNPHWVPELREQTGQDAAVSEYVLSRPGAQDYLGTGRHLIDLTTEGYRQEGKRYMTVAVGCTGGKHRSVAIAEALGDLLGADANNGAGDVVRVVHRDLGRE, from the coding sequence ATGACGCGCGTCGAAGCCAACAGCAGTGCGGTCGCAAACCAGAGCAGTACGACCCGGATCGGTGAGCAACCGGTCGAGGTGGTCATAGTCACCGGTTTATCCGGGGCCGGCCGTGGTACTGCCGCCAAGGTGCTGGAGGATCTGGGCTACTACGTGGCCGACAATCTGCCGCCCGAGTTGATCGGCCGCATGGTCGAATTGGGCGAAAGTGCCGATCCGCCCATTCGCAAACTCGCGATGGTGATGGATGTGCGCAGTCGCTTCTTCACCGGAAACCTCTCGGCGGTCACCGAACAATTGCGCTCAGCGGGCGTGCGCACCCGCATTCTCTTCCTGGAGGCCTCCGACGATGTCCTGATCCGTCGATACGGGTTCGCCCGGCGTCGCCATCCGCTGCAGAGCGAGAGCGCCGACGGCACGCTGACCGCGGGTATCGCCGCCGAGCGTGCGCGTCTTGCCTCGGTCAAGACCGCGGCCGACCTGGTTATCGACACCACCGCGCTATCGATTCACCAGCTGCACCGAAAGCTGGAAGAGGCGTATGGCGGGGCCACCCCGACCGCCCTCCAATTAACAATCCAATCGTTCGGTTTTAAGTACGGAGTACCACTCGACGCCGACATGGTGTTGGATTTGCGTTTCCTGCCCAATCCGCATTGGGTGCCGGAACTCCGCGAACAGACCGGACAGGATGCCGCGGTCAGTGAGTACGTGTTGTCGCGTCCGGGTGCCCAGGACTATCTGGGTACCGGCCGCCACCTCATCGATCTCACCACCGAGGGCTACCGCCAAGAGGGGAAGCGATACATGACCGTGGCAGTGGGCTGCACCGGCGGTAAGCACCGCAGTGTGGCAATAGCGGAGGCACTGGGTGACCTACTCGGTGCCGACGCGAACAACGGAGCGGGGGACGTTGTTCGCGTGGTTCACCGGGATTTGGGGCGGGAATGA
- a CDS encoding gluconeogenesis factor YvcK family protein — translation MSARETDTAASRMTNPAIVALGGGHGLYATLTAVRRLTRKITAVVTVADDGGSSGRLRAELGMLPPGDLRMALAALAEESDGIWARTLQHRFGGSGALAGHSVGNLILAGLTEELGDPVAALDEAGRILRITGRVLPMSPIALTIEADVAGLEGDPRVSRCIRGQVAVATTPGKVRRVRLIPSDPPACPESTSAIEHADVVVLGPGSWFTSVIPHVLVPDLHEALLHTRARKVLVLNLAAEPGETAGFSAERHLHVLSQHAPDFTVDHVLVDSGSVPEGREREHVARAAEQLRARVTFADVAEAGTDRHHPGKLAAALDQVIRQPRPESAGLRVEGRHMGQHVRSGLGGKERVSWR, via the coding sequence ATGAGTGCACGCGAGACCGATACCGCGGCGAGCCGGATGACCAATCCGGCGATTGTCGCGCTGGGCGGCGGACATGGTCTGTACGCGACGTTGACCGCGGTGCGACGGCTGACCCGCAAGATCACGGCGGTGGTGACGGTCGCCGACGACGGCGGGTCCTCCGGACGACTGCGCGCCGAGCTCGGCATGCTGCCCCCGGGTGATCTTCGAATGGCCTTGGCGGCCTTGGCCGAAGAGTCCGACGGCATCTGGGCGCGCACACTGCAGCACCGCTTCGGCGGGAGCGGTGCGCTTGCCGGGCATTCGGTGGGCAACCTCATTCTGGCGGGGCTCACCGAGGAGCTCGGGGATCCCGTTGCGGCACTGGACGAAGCAGGAAGAATTCTGCGGATCACCGGTCGCGTACTACCGATGTCGCCGATCGCGCTGACCATCGAAGCGGATGTGGCGGGTCTGGAGGGTGACCCCCGGGTGAGCCGCTGCATTCGAGGTCAGGTGGCTGTGGCGACCACGCCGGGCAAGGTGCGGCGGGTGCGGTTGATCCCCTCGGATCCGCCCGCCTGCCCCGAATCGACCTCGGCGATCGAGCATGCGGATGTGGTCGTACTCGGGCCCGGCAGCTGGTTCACGAGCGTCATTCCACACGTCCTCGTGCCCGATTTGCACGAAGCTCTGCTTCACACTCGGGCGCGGAAAGTGTTGGTGCTCAACCTCGCTGCCGAACCGGGCGAAACGGCCGGATTCTCCGCGGAACGCCACCTACATGTATTGTCCCAGCACGCACCGGATTTCACGGTCGACCATGTTTTGGTGGATTCCGGCTCCGTACCCGAGGGTAGGGAACGCGAACATGTGGCAAGAGCTGCCGAACAGCTGCGAGCACGAGTAACCTTCGCTGATGTTGCCGAGGCCGGGACAGACCGGCACCACCCCGGAAAGCTTGCCGCCGCACTGGATCAGGTGATCCGGCAACCTCGGCCGGAATCAGCAGGGCTTCGAGTCGAAGGACGGCATATGGGCCAACATGTGCGGTCCGGGTTGGGTGGAAAGGAGCGCGTCTCGTGGCGATGA
- the whiA gene encoding DNA-binding protein WhiA, which translates to MAMTAEVKDELSRLTISQVSSRKAELSALLRFAGGLHIVGGRVIVEAEVDMGSIARRLRREIFELYGYGSDVHVLGAGGLRKTSRYVVRVSKEGEALARQTGLLDVRGRPVRGLPAQVVGGSIGDAEAAWRGAFLAHGSLTEPGRSSALEVSCPGPEAALALVGAARRMGISAKAREVRGTDRVVVRDGEAIGALLTRMGAQDTRLTWEERRMRREVRATANRLANFDDANLRRSARAAVAAAARVERALEILADDVPDHLAAAGKLRVLHRQASLEELGQLADPPMTKDAVAGRIRRLLSMADRRAKELGVPDTESAVTAELLEEA; encoded by the coding sequence GTGGCGATGACAGCGGAAGTGAAGGACGAGCTGAGCCGACTCACCATTTCACAGGTGAGTTCGCGCAAGGCGGAACTGTCCGCGCTACTGCGGTTCGCCGGTGGATTGCACATCGTCGGTGGTCGAGTGATCGTTGAAGCCGAGGTGGACATGGGTTCCATCGCGCGCCGACTGCGTCGTGAGATCTTCGAGCTGTACGGCTACGGCTCCGATGTGCACGTCCTGGGTGCAGGCGGGCTTCGCAAAACCTCCCGGTACGTCGTACGGGTTTCCAAGGAAGGCGAGGCGCTCGCGCGCCAGACCGGATTGCTCGATGTGCGCGGCCGTCCGGTGCGGGGTCTACCCGCGCAGGTGGTCGGCGGCAGTATCGGTGATGCCGAAGCGGCTTGGCGCGGAGCGTTTCTCGCGCACGGTTCGCTCACCGAACCGGGCCGCTCCTCCGCACTGGAGGTCAGCTGCCCCGGACCGGAGGCCGCATTGGCCCTGGTCGGTGCCGCCCGGCGCATGGGTATCTCGGCCAAGGCACGTGAGGTGCGCGGCACCGATCGCGTCGTGGTGCGCGATGGCGAGGCCATCGGGGCACTGCTCACCCGCATGGGTGCGCAGGACACCCGGCTCACGTGGGAGGAGCGGCGCATGCGCCGCGAGGTCCGCGCGACGGCCAACCGTCTCGCCAACTTCGACGACGCCAACCTGCGTCGTTCGGCCCGGGCCGCGGTAGCCGCCGCCGCCCGTGTGGAGCGCGCGCTGGAGATACTGGCCGACGATGTCCCCGATCATTTGGCCGCCGCGGGCAAGCTGCGCGTCCTGCACCGTCAGGCGTCGCTGGAGGAGCTCGGCCAGCTGGCCGATCCGCCGATGACGAAAGACGCTGTGGCAGGCCGCATTCGACGCCTGCTCTCGATGGCCGACCGCCGCGCAAAGGAATTGGGCGTCCCCGACACCGAATCCGCTGTCACCGCCGAACTCCTCGAAGAGGCGTGA
- the gap gene encoding type I glyceraldehyde-3-phosphate dehydrogenase has translation MTVRVGINGFGRIGRNFFRAVEAQKALGQTDIEIVAVNDLTDNATLATLLKYDSILGRLPQDVSLDGDDTIVVGDQRIKALAIKEGPSALPWGELGVDVVVESTGIFTDATKAKGHLAAGAKKVIISAPAKGEDITIVMGVNDDKYDGSQNIISNASCTTNCLGPIAKVLNDSFGIERGLMTTVHAYTQDQNLQDAPHADLRRARAAALNIVPTGTGAAKAIGLVLPELLGKLNGYALRVPVPTGSLTDLTVDLAKAASIDEINAAMKAAADGPMKGILKYNTDPIVSSDIVTDPHSSIYDAPLTQVIDNQVKVASWYDNEWGYSNRLADLIGLVGKSL, from the coding sequence GTGACTGTCCGGGTAGGCATCAACGGCTTCGGTCGTATCGGACGCAACTTCTTCAGGGCGGTTGAGGCGCAGAAGGCGCTCGGCCAGACTGACATCGAAATCGTCGCGGTCAACGACCTCACCGACAATGCGACGCTGGCGACCCTGCTCAAGTACGACTCGATCCTCGGTCGGCTGCCGCAGGATGTCTCGCTGGATGGCGATGACACCATCGTGGTCGGCGATCAGCGCATCAAGGCCCTCGCCATCAAGGAAGGCCCGTCGGCACTGCCGTGGGGCGAGCTGGGCGTCGACGTGGTCGTCGAGTCCACCGGTATCTTCACCGATGCGACCAAGGCCAAGGGCCACCTCGCGGCCGGCGCCAAGAAGGTCATCATCTCCGCGCCCGCCAAGGGCGAGGACATCACCATCGTGATGGGCGTCAACGACGACAAGTACGACGGTTCGCAGAACATCATCTCGAACGCGTCCTGCACCACCAACTGCCTCGGCCCGATTGCCAAGGTGCTCAACGACTCCTTCGGTATCGAGCGTGGTCTGATGACCACCGTGCACGCGTACACCCAGGACCAGAACCTGCAGGACGCCCCGCACGCCGATCTGCGTCGCGCCCGCGCCGCGGCCCTGAACATCGTGCCCACCGGCACCGGTGCGGCCAAGGCCATCGGCCTGGTGCTCCCGGAGCTGCTCGGCAAGCTGAACGGTTACGCGCTGCGCGTTCCGGTTCCGACCGGTTCGCTCACCGACCTCACCGTGGATCTGGCCAAGGCCGCCTCCATCGACGAGATCAACGCCGCCATGAAGGCCGCCGCGGATGGCCCGATGAAGGGCATCCTGAAGTACAACACCGATCCGATCGTCTCCTCGGACATCGTGACCGACCCGCACTCCTCCATCTACGACGCGCCGCTGACCCAGGTCATCGACAACCAGGTCAAGGTCGCCTCGTGGTACGACAACGAGTGGGGCTACTCCAACCGCCTGGCCGACCTCATCGGTCTCGTCGGCAAGTCGCTCTGA
- a CDS encoding phosphoglycerate kinase — protein MAIKTLADLLNEGVEGRGVLVRSDLNVPLDDGVITDPGRIIASAPTIKALAEAGAKVVVTAHLGRPKGEPDPKLSLAPVAARLAEELGRNVQLAGDVVGQDALARSEGLTDGDVMLLENIRFDPRETSKDDAQRAKLAAALVELVGDDGAFVSDGFGVVHRKQASVYDVATLLPHYAGSLVAAETEVLRKLTENAERPYAVVLGGSKVSDKLAVIEALAPKVDTLVIGGGMCFTFLAAQGLPVGGSLLQEEMIDTCKHLLDKYADVIHLPRDIVVADKFAADAESKVVPANEIPEGWMGLDIGPESTDRFGALLTEAKTVFWNGPMGVFEFEKFAAGTRGVAEAIVVATGKGAFTVVGGGDSAAAVRSLGLPDDGFSHISTGGGASLEYLEGKELPGLSVLEG, from the coding sequence ATGGCGATCAAGACACTCGCAGATCTGCTGAACGAGGGTGTCGAGGGTCGGGGCGTGCTCGTGCGCTCCGACCTGAACGTTCCCCTCGATGACGGTGTCATCACCGATCCGGGCCGCATCATCGCGTCGGCTCCGACCATCAAGGCGCTCGCCGAGGCGGGCGCGAAGGTGGTCGTCACCGCGCATCTGGGTCGCCCCAAGGGCGAGCCGGATCCGAAGCTGTCGCTGGCTCCCGTGGCCGCGCGTCTGGCCGAGGAGCTGGGCCGCAATGTGCAGCTCGCCGGTGATGTCGTCGGCCAGGACGCGCTCGCGCGCTCCGAGGGCCTCACCGACGGTGATGTGATGCTGCTGGAGAACATTCGCTTCGATCCGCGCGAAACCAGCAAGGACGACGCGCAGCGGGCCAAGCTGGCCGCCGCGCTGGTCGAGCTGGTCGGCGATGACGGTGCGTTCGTCTCCGACGGTTTCGGTGTGGTGCATCGCAAGCAGGCGTCGGTCTACGACGTGGCCACGCTGCTCCCGCATTACGCGGGTTCGCTGGTCGCGGCCGAGACCGAGGTGCTGCGTAAGCTCACCGAGAACGCGGAGCGCCCGTACGCGGTAGTGCTCGGCGGATCCAAGGTCTCCGACAAGCTGGCTGTCATCGAGGCGCTCGCGCCGAAGGTGGACACCCTGGTCATCGGCGGCGGCATGTGCTTTACCTTCCTTGCGGCGCAAGGGCTTCCGGTCGGCGGTTCGCTGCTGCAGGAAGAGATGATCGACACCTGCAAGCATCTGCTCGACAAGTACGCCGATGTGATCCATCTGCCGCGCGATATCGTCGTCGCCGACAAGTTCGCGGCCGATGCGGAGTCGAAGGTGGTGCCCGCCAACGAGATTCCCGAAGGTTGGATGGGTCTGGACATCGGTCCGGAGTCCACCGATCGGTTCGGTGCGCTGTTGACCGAGGCCAAGACGGTGTTCTGGAACGGGCCCATGGGCGTGTTCGAGTTCGAGAAGTTCGCGGCCGGTACCCGCGGTGTTGCCGAGGCGATCGTGGTCGCGACCGGTAAGGGCGCGTTCACCGTGGTCGGTGGCGGCGATTCGGCCGCGGCCGTGCGTTCGCTCGGTCTGCCGGATGACGGTTTCTCGCATATCTCCACCGGTGGCGGTGCGTCGCTGGAGTACCTGGAGGGCAAGGAACTTCCGGGCCTTTCGGTTCTGGAGGGCTGA
- the tpiA gene encoding triose-phosphate isomerase codes for MARKPLIAGNWKMNLNHLEAIALVQKIAFALPEKYFAKVDVTVIPPFTDLRSVQTLVEGDRLLLTYGAQDVSTHDEGAYTGEISGSMLAKLGCTYAVVGHSERRQYHLEDDATVLAKAKQALKYGITPIVCIGEGLGVRESKTHVEYNLEQLRGSLKGLTAEEISKVVIAYEPVWAIGTGKVATPADAQEVCGAIRKELADLANPEVAAGVRVLYGGSVNAKNVGELVGQTDIDGALVGGASLKGDEFATLSAIAAGGPLP; via the coding sequence ATGGCACGTAAGCCTTTGATCGCCGGCAACTGGAAGATGAACCTCAATCACCTCGAGGCCATCGCTCTGGTGCAGAAGATCGCATTCGCCCTGCCCGAGAAGTACTTCGCGAAGGTCGATGTCACGGTGATTCCGCCGTTCACCGACCTGCGCAGCGTGCAGACCCTGGTCGAGGGTGATCGCCTGCTGCTCACCTATGGCGCGCAGGATGTTTCGACCCATGACGAGGGTGCCTACACCGGCGAGATCAGCGGTTCCATGCTGGCCAAGCTGGGTTGCACCTACGCGGTGGTCGGCCACTCGGAGCGTCGCCAGTACCATCTGGAGGACGACGCGACGGTGCTGGCCAAGGCCAAGCAGGCGCTCAAGTACGGCATCACCCCGATCGTCTGCATCGGTGAGGGCCTGGGCGTCCGCGAGTCCAAGACCCACGTCGAGTACAACCTCGAGCAGCTGCGCGGCTCGCTGAAGGGCTTGACCGCCGAGGAGATCTCCAAGGTCGTCATCGCCTACGAGCCCGTCTGGGCCATCGGCACCGGTAAGGTCGCCACCCCCGCCGACGCCCAGGAAGTCTGCGGCGCCATCCGCAAGGAGCTCGCCGACCTGGCGAATCCCGAAGTGGCAGCGGGCGTCCGCGTCCTGTACGGCGGCTCGGTCAACGCCAAGAACGTCGGCGAACTGGTTGGCCAGACCGATATCGACGGAGCCCTCGTGGGCGGCGCTTCCCTGAAGGGCGACGAATTCGCCACCCTTTCGGCCATCGCCGCCGGCGGCCCCCTGCCGTAA
- a CDS encoding methyltransferase family protein translates to MVIIQLLPAAALASLQVVGIVWLATAVWFAVRRAGTPRDKLWHFARTLLPEPWMLLGLTVLIVIMNLLPGGIWETTTWTNPALAEVGSVFVIGSAALMVWARLALGTMWAGRPMIQQEHELRTGGPYQVVRHPIYTGILGVMTGRMLMAGFGATVVTFVFILGWLLWRVREEDRILIDTFGDRYRSYQQEVGALIPIPRRDQVRPRSELRKSPPSQPI, encoded by the coding sequence ATGGTCATAATTCAGCTGCTGCCCGCCGCCGCGCTGGCGAGTCTGCAAGTGGTCGGAATCGTTTGGCTCGCCACGGCCGTCTGGTTCGCGGTACGGCGGGCGGGCACACCGCGGGACAAGCTCTGGCATTTCGCACGCACCCTGCTCCCCGAACCGTGGATGCTGCTCGGGCTCACCGTACTCATCGTGATCATGAACCTGCTGCCCGGCGGGATCTGGGAGACCACCACCTGGACCAATCCGGCACTGGCCGAGGTCGGTTCGGTATTCGTGATCGGATCCGCGGCGCTCATGGTGTGGGCGCGACTCGCGCTCGGCACCATGTGGGCCGGGCGGCCGATGATCCAGCAGGAACACGAATTACGTACGGGCGGGCCGTATCAGGTGGTGCGGCATCCGATCTACACCGGAATACTCGGGGTCATGACCGGCCGCATGCTCATGGCGGGATTCGGGGCCACCGTGGTCACCTTCGTCTTCATCCTGGGCTGGCTGCTGTGGCGAGTGCGAGAGGAGGACCGCATCCTGATCGACACCTTCGGCGACCGCTACCGGAGCTATCAGCAGGAGGTCGGCGCGCTGATCCCCATACCGCGCCGCGACCAGGTCCGGCCACGGTCCGAGCTACGGAAAAGCCCACCGTCACAACCGATATAG
- a CDS encoding DUF4291 domain-containing protein yields MSASPTYLTARNEEIAPDSTPPQHNPARKDMTNDFEIRADYDRDSIVVYQAYSEQIAVPAVAAQRFVPPFSTNRMTWIKPSFRWLMHRSNWARKPGQERILAVRISRIGWAEALGQAVLTSPERRVYADSAEWRKLFAHAMVHVQWDPEYSLRDAKLDHRSIQVGLSRHIIDRYVDEWTLEIRDLTPLVHKMSAQLREGRADRAKALLPPERPYPLDAELAQRVGAS; encoded by the coding sequence ATGAGCGCGAGTCCCACATACCTCACCGCCCGAAACGAGGAGATCGCGCCCGATTCCACTCCCCCACAGCACAATCCGGCACGGAAAGACATGACGAACGACTTCGAGATCAGAGCCGATTACGACCGCGACAGCATTGTCGTCTACCAGGCGTACAGCGAGCAGATCGCCGTACCGGCGGTGGCGGCGCAGCGGTTCGTGCCGCCGTTCTCCACCAATCGGATGACCTGGATCAAACCGTCCTTCCGATGGCTCATGCACCGCAGCAATTGGGCGCGCAAACCCGGTCAGGAACGTATTCTCGCGGTGCGCATCTCACGCATCGGCTGGGCGGAGGCGCTCGGACAGGCGGTCCTCACCAGCCCGGAGCGGCGGGTATACGCCGATTCGGCCGAGTGGCGAAAGCTGTTCGCGCACGCCATGGTTCACGTGCAGTGGGATCCGGAGTACTCGCTGCGCGATGCCAAGCTCGACCATCGCAGCATTCAGGTCGGGCTGTCCCGGCACATTATCGACCGATATGTCGACGAGTGGACCCTGGAGATCCGTGACCTGACACCGCTGGTGCACAAGATGTCCGCACAGCTGCGCGAGGGCCGCGCCGACCGCGCCAAGGCGCTATTGCCGCCCGAGCGGCCGTATCCACTCGACGCGGAGCTGGCGCAGCGGGTCGGCGCGAGCTGA
- a CDS encoding sensor histidine kinase: MLIGTPPTGLTRLFRLGGLVVVIVTSWHAPEIHQPWVLIAALVSWIGWAGWVVAPAAARSERIFLCAMAIGGGFTAMQLTGSMMTALVVIVFAIAVLSDPVWFGLTVAGVTAVAMCLSGVLAGSAPTGFLGIVTSAGLVALMGWNRRQTRVAAEQNRLLLEQSRVIRVERDRAAALAERGRIARDIHDVLAHTLGGLVLQLDAADALLEAGAVDKAAERVKASHALAVSGLADARRVVGTLRSEEFDLAAELHRLTAEHRAAGGAVDLSTEAHSLEMNPEVRAAPTVTGGRAVEHPVSEQVAVALARAVQEALTNARKHAPGQPVTLIRHDGAADIEITISNHVVAHMGSLARSGAGAGLLGMRERIAAVGGTVTAGKEDGRWMVRIRVPRR; this comes from the coding sequence ATGCTGATAGGTACGCCCCCGACCGGCCTGACCAGGTTGTTCCGCCTGGGCGGGCTGGTCGTGGTGATCGTGACCTCCTGGCACGCGCCGGAAATCCACCAGCCGTGGGTGTTGATCGCCGCGCTGGTGTCCTGGATCGGCTGGGCGGGCTGGGTGGTGGCTCCGGCCGCCGCTCGATCGGAGCGAATCTTCCTGTGCGCCATGGCGATCGGCGGCGGTTTCACCGCGATGCAGCTCACCGGATCGATGATGACGGCGCTGGTGGTGATCGTCTTCGCCATCGCGGTGCTGAGTGATCCGGTCTGGTTCGGGCTCACGGTGGCGGGCGTGACCGCGGTGGCTATGTGTCTGTCCGGTGTGCTGGCCGGATCCGCCCCGACCGGTTTTCTGGGTATCGTCACCTCGGCGGGCCTGGTCGCTCTGATGGGCTGGAACCGCAGGCAGACCCGCGTAGCCGCCGAGCAGAATCGGCTCCTGCTCGAACAGAGCCGAGTGATTCGCGTCGAACGGGACCGCGCCGCCGCGCTGGCCGAACGCGGCCGCATCGCCCGCGATATCCATGATGTGCTCGCCCACACCCTGGGCGGCCTGGTGCTGCAACTGGACGCCGCCGATGCGCTGCTGGAGGCCGGTGCGGTCGACAAGGCCGCCGAACGGGTGAAAGCCTCACACGCCCTGGCGGTTTCGGGCCTGGCCGACGCCCGGCGGGTGGTCGGCACCCTCCGTTCGGAGGAGTTCGATCTCGCCGCCGAACTGCACCGGCTCACCGCGGAGCATCGGGCCGCTGGTGGGGCGGTGGACCTGAGTACCGAGGCCCATTCGCTCGAGATGAACCCTGAAGTGCGGGCCGCGCCGACCGTGACGGGCGGTCGGGCCGTCGAGCATCCGGTGAGCGAACAGGTGGCGGTGGCGCTGGCGCGCGCGGTGCAGGAGGCGCTGACCAATGCGCGCAAACACGCTCCCGGACAGCCGGTGACGCTCATCCGGCACGACGGGGCGGCCGATATCGAGATCACGATATCGAATCATGTCGTGGCGCATATGGGTTCGCTGGCGCGGTCCGGGGCGGGGGCGGGCCTGCTCGGTATGCGGGAACGGATCGCGGCGGTCGGTGGCACGGTGACGGCGGGGAAGGAGGATGGCCGATGGATGGTGCGAATTCGAGTGCCGCGCAGGTGA
- a CDS encoding response regulator transcription factor — translation MDGANSSAAQVITVVVADDQTTVRDGLTTVLSLLPDVEVVGEARDGAEAVELVRRLSPGVVLMDLRMPGIDGVAATATITATHPETAVLVLTTYADDASIAGALRAGARGYLTKDAGRAEIAAAIRSVASGHTTLAADVGARLVAGLDAPVAPAADLTDRELDVLRLMAQGRNNSEIARELFIGVSTVKSHINSLFGKLGVRDRGQAIAYAHRTGLAR, via the coding sequence ATGGATGGTGCGAATTCGAGTGCCGCGCAGGTGATCACGGTGGTGGTCGCCGATGATCAGACCACGGTGCGGGACGGCCTCACCACGGTGCTCTCGCTGCTCCCGGATGTCGAGGTGGTGGGCGAGGCCCGCGACGGCGCGGAGGCGGTCGAGTTGGTACGCCGCCTCTCGCCCGGAGTCGTCCTCATGGACCTGCGCATGCCCGGTATCGACGGTGTGGCAGCGACCGCCACAATCACCGCCACGCATCCGGAGACGGCCGTCCTGGTGCTCACCACCTACGCCGATGACGCCTCCATCGCCGGTGCCCTGCGCGCCGGTGCTCGCGGATATCTCACCAAGGACGCCGGTCGCGCCGAGATCGCCGCCGCCATTCGCTCGGTCGCCAGCGGTCACACCACCCTCGCCGCGGATGTCGGCGCGCGCCTGGTCGCCGGTCTGGACGCCCCGGTCGCACCCGCCGCCGATCTCACCGATCGCGAACTCGATGTGCTGCGCCTGATGGCCCAGGGCCGCAACAACTCCGAGATCGCCCGCGAACTCTTCATCGGTGTGAGCACTGTCAAGAGCCATATCAACTCGCTGTTCGGCAAACTCGGCGTCCGCGATCGGGGCCAGGCCATCGCCTACGCCCATCGCACCGGACTCGCGCGCTGA
- a CDS encoding ACT domain-containing protein, with translation MTARQRLRIVPSQFVVEHLPNSTFPEDDDWIALVRAPEGLTAVREAPGWAEGERWKGIYGDSAHGLDQPGMLAALVGPLADAAIPVFVASTYHADLVLVPDHRLEEASTVLRAAGHRIAD, from the coding sequence ATGACCGCCCGCCAGCGTTTGCGCATCGTCCCGTCACAGTTCGTGGTGGAGCATCTGCCGAACTCGACGTTCCCGGAGGATGACGACTGGATCGCGCTGGTGCGAGCGCCGGAGGGGCTCACCGCGGTTCGTGAGGCTCCGGGCTGGGCGGAGGGTGAGCGCTGGAAGGGGATCTACGGCGACAGTGCGCACGGCCTGGATCAGCCGGGCATGCTGGCGGCGCTGGTGGGACCGCTCGCCGATGCGGCTATTCCGGTTTTCGTGGCCTCGACCTATCACGCCGATTTGGTGCTGGTCCCGGATCATCGCCTGGAGGAGGCGTCAACGGTGCTGCGTGCGGCCGGGCATCGCATCGCCGACTGA
- a CDS encoding BlaI/MecI/CopY family transcriptional regulator — protein sequence MGARGFGELEAVVIERIWDRAEKTTVREVFDGLAGERDIAYTTVMSTMDNLHRKGWLERERVGKAYAYWPTLSREEYSARLMREALGSGGRSDLVLAHFVEQMSAEESEGLRAALRKLTRGKRS from the coding sequence ATGGGTGCGCGAGGCTTCGGCGAATTGGAAGCGGTCGTGATCGAACGGATCTGGGACCGCGCCGAGAAAACCACCGTCCGAGAGGTGTTCGACGGCCTGGCCGGCGAACGCGATATCGCCTACACCACCGTCATGTCCACCATGGACAACCTGCATCGCAAGGGCTGGCTCGAGCGTGAACGCGTCGGCAAGGCGTACGCCTACTGGCCGACGCTGAGCCGCGAGGAGTACAGCGCCCGCCTCATGCGCGAGGCCCTGGGCAGCGGCGGCCGATCCGATCTGGTGCTCGCGCACTTCGTCGAGCAGATGAGCGCCGAGGAATCCGAGGGCCTGCGCGCTGCCCTGCGCAAACTCACCCGGGGCAAGCGCTCATAA